A single Osmerus mordax isolate fOsmMor3 chromosome 7, fOsmMor3.pri, whole genome shotgun sequence DNA region contains:
- the LOC136945411 gene encoding glycerol-3-phosphate dehydrogenase [NAD(+)], cytoplasmic yields the protein MAIPKKICIIGSGNWGSAIAKIIGANASQNPNFDNTVKMWVFEEMIDGRKLTEIINTDHENVKYLPGRKLPSNVLAVPDLVEASSEADILVFVIPHQFIGRVCDTMKGKIKSDALGISLIKGVDEGPDGLKLISEVIQDKLGIAMSVLMGANIANEVADEKFCETTIGCKNKNNGALLKELLQTKNFRVTVVEESDVVEICGALKNIVAVGAGFCDGLGFGDNTKAAVIRLGLMEMIAFARIFCTAGPVSSATFLESCGVADLITTCYGGRNRKVAEAFAKTGKSIEELEKEMLNGQKLQGPATAAEVHLILKNKNLVDKFPLFNAVYQICFQGRPVTEFISCLQNHPEHM from the exons ATGGCAATTCCTAAGAAAATCTGCATTATTGGCTCTGGCAATTG GGGCTCTGCCATTGCCAAGATCATTGGTGCAAATGCTTCTCAAAACCCCAATTTTGACAACACAGTTAAGATGTGGGTTTTTGAGGAGATGATTGATGGACGGAAACTGACTGAGATCATCAACACTGACCATGAGAATGTCAAGTACCTCCCTGGACGCAAACTTCCATCCAATGTG ttgGCTGTTCCTGATCTAGTGGAGGCCAGCAGTGAAGCAGACATCCTGGTGTTTGTCATCCCTCACCAGTTCATAGGGCGAGTGTGTGACACCATGAAGGGCAAGATCAAGAGTGATGCACTGGGGATTTCCCTCATCAAG GGTGTAGACGAGGGGCCTGATGgactgaagctcatctctgaaGTGATCCAAGACAAACTAGGGATCGCTATGAGTGTGCTCATGGGTGCCAACATAGCCAATGAGGTCGCAGATGAGAAGTTCTGTGAGACCACAATCG gatgTAAGAATAAGAACAATGGGGCTCTGTTGAAAGAGCTCTTGCAGACCAAAAACTTTCGGGTCACCGTGGTGGAGGAGTCTGATGTGGTGGAGATCTGTGGAGCCCTGAAG AACATTGTGGCCGTGGGTGCAGGCTTCTGTGACGGTCTGGGCTTCGGGGACAACACTAAGGCAGCAGTGATCCGGTTAGGCCTGATGGAGATGATCGCCTTTGCTCGCATATTCTGCACCGCTGGGCCTGTTTCCTCGGCAACCTTTCTGGAGAGCTGTGGAGTCGCTGACCTCATCACAACCTGCTATGGAGGTCGCAACCGCAAGGTGGCTGAAGCGTTTGCAAAGACGGGAAAG tcAATTGaagagctggagaaggagatgtTAAACGGGCAGAAACTCCAGGgaccagcaacagcagcagaagTCCATCTCATCCTAAAGAACAAAAACCTGGTTGATAA GTTCCCCCTGTTCAATGCTGTGTACCAGATATGCTTCCAGGGGCGACCTGTCACAGAGTTCATCAGCTGCTTGCAGAACCACCCAGAGCATATGTAA